A single region of the Acidobacteriota bacterium genome encodes:
- a CDS encoding GNAT family N-acetyltransferase, with amino-acid sequence MDDAAAQAGDRSEQRQIELRIVQSITDIPRNAWDRLLRAGDRPFLSWTFLEALERTGCVAPDRGWLPFHLTAWGADDDLIAAAPAYIKNDGMGDFSRDWAFGDAVRAVGGRFYPKLVVGVPFSPVTGRRILVATDIDPTVAARLLVQLAAHTAREVGVASVHVLYHSALEASALAAAGLSQRVMVQYHWNNYDYGSPDDWLARLRSKRRTQCRRERREPARQGIAIRTVRGQEIATDPEHWAETAFRLYCTTCDRYMWGGRYLNRELFSDLFTHLGNEVELVVAERDDRVVAGAINLRSDTHLYGRYWGCHEHHRFLHFNVCLYHSIDECIERGVQVFEGGAGGEHKISRGFEPAPVYSSHLFMDEKLNSLLGAALQRDAKRHLEGIEAWREQRRQLG; translated from the coding sequence ATGGACGATGCTGCGGCCCAGGCGGGAGACCGCAGCGAACAGCGGCAGATTGAACTCAGGATCGTCCAGTCGATCACGGACATTCCGCGGAATGCCTGGGACCGTCTTCTCCGTGCCGGCGACCGCCCCTTCCTGTCCTGGACGTTCCTCGAAGCGCTTGAACGGACCGGCTGCGTGGCGCCCGATCGCGGCTGGCTGCCCTTTCACCTCACCGCCTGGGGCGCGGACGACGACTTGATCGCGGCCGCCCCCGCCTACATCAAGAACGACGGCATGGGCGACTTTTCCCGGGACTGGGCTTTCGGCGACGCGGTACGGGCGGTCGGAGGCCGCTTCTACCCGAAACTGGTGGTCGGCGTGCCCTTCTCCCCGGTTACCGGCCGCCGCATCCTGGTCGCCACCGACATCGACCCGACGGTCGCGGCCAGGCTGCTCGTCCAGCTTGCCGCCCACACCGCCCGGGAGGTCGGCGTGGCCTCCGTCCACGTCCTGTACCACAGCGCCCTGGAAGCCTCCGCCCTCGCCGCCGCCGGCCTCTCGCAGCGCGTCATGGTGCAGTACCACTGGAACAACTACGACTACGGGAGCCCCGACGACTGGCTGGCCAGGCTCCGCTCCAAGCGCCGCACCCAGTGCCGGCGTGAGCGCCGCGAACCGGCCCGCCAGGGCATCGCCATCCGCACCGTGCGCGGCCAGGAGATCGCAACCGATCCCGAGCATTGGGCGGAGACCGCGTTCCGTCTCTATTGCACGACCTGCGACAGGTACATGTGGGGCGGCCGCTACCTGAATCGCGAGCTCTTCTCCGACCTGTTCACCCACCTCGGCAACGAGGTCGAGCTGGTCGTCGCCGAGCGCGACGACCGGGTCGTCGCCGGCGCCATCAACCTGCGCTCGGACACCCACCTCTACGGCCGCTACTGGGGCTGCCATGAGCACCACCGTTTCCTCCACTTCAACGTCTGCCTCTACCACTCGATCGACGAGTGCATCGAACGCGGCGTCCAGGTGTTCGAAGGCGGCGCCGGCGGAGAACACAAGATCAGCCGGGGCTTCGAGCCCGCACCCGTCTACAGCTCGCACCTGTTCATGGACGAGAAGCTGAACTCGCTGCTCGGCGCGGCACTGCAGCGCGACGCGAAGCGACACCTCGAGGGAATCGAGGCGTGGCGAGAACAGCGACGTCAGTTGGGCTAA
- a CDS encoding DUF5916 domain-containing protein: MPRIPLPGGALALIALLAAGDGVAAAQVEMQSDRPRLRAQRLAEAPMIDGDVLGEELWLDVDFGTGFQQVEPFEGQPASERTEVRIAFDDANLYVAVICFDRDAASLAISDSRRDASLRNEDSFRVILDTFGDRQNGFVFGTNIAGIQYDGQFTNQGRGGGSSSSFSSGGANLDWDTSWTVRTLSGDFGWSAEMAIPFRSLRYGSGRAIWGLNFERNIRRKNETAFWAHLGRQHDLFRVSEAGHLVGVEPPRQRNLQLTPYVLSSGRENVDGSADDSEVGMDLKYSVTPSLTLDVTVNTDFAQVEVDDQQINLDRFSLFFPEKRPFFLENSGLFRVGRRSSFRGGTELFFSRRIGLSGGVPVPILGGARLSGRAGGFNVGFLNMQTDDLGDVHGNNFTVARLGREYRNRSRAGVLVVNRQGTGSLAPDGDYNRTYAVDGQIGIGQFTDISGWAARTETPGLTGRDHGFGLDGGYSSPFWRWRLGYAEIGEDFNPEVGFLSRSGYRQFNGYIRRRFRPAGEGRVKEFGPRAFYDGFWNFDGYKETQRYSVGGEVEFRNGAQISLSVGGRYEGLLEPFTLAGIVHVPAGEYDDHGFFLFMNTNRGRAVSLFTRIQGGGFFGGNQLVLDPSLSIRLGDYLTSELSWSYNDIDLPMGAFKTHLGRLRVTYAFSTSLLLQALIQYNDLTHSVNTNVRFSWLNEANRGLFVVYNEISEFGLLGLDTPDRSLAVKFNRTFDVFR; the protein is encoded by the coding sequence GCCCAGGTCGAGATGCAAAGCGATCGTCCCCGTCTGCGCGCCCAGCGTCTAGCCGAGGCCCCCATGATCGACGGCGACGTGCTCGGCGAAGAACTCTGGCTCGATGTCGACTTCGGCACCGGCTTCCAGCAGGTGGAGCCGTTTGAAGGCCAACCGGCGAGCGAACGGACCGAAGTGCGGATCGCCTTCGACGACGCCAACCTCTACGTCGCTGTCATCTGCTTCGACCGGGACGCGGCATCCCTGGCCATTTCCGACAGCCGGCGCGATGCTTCGCTGCGGAACGAGGACAGCTTCCGGGTCATTCTCGACACCTTCGGTGATCGGCAGAACGGTTTCGTCTTCGGCACGAACATCGCGGGCATCCAGTACGACGGCCAGTTCACGAACCAGGGTCGCGGCGGCGGTTCCTCCAGCAGCTTCAGTTCCGGCGGCGCCAATCTGGACTGGGACACCTCCTGGACCGTCCGGACGTTGAGCGGCGACTTCGGCTGGAGCGCGGAGATGGCGATTCCCTTCCGCAGTCTCCGGTACGGATCGGGCCGCGCGATCTGGGGCCTGAACTTCGAACGCAACATCCGGCGCAAGAACGAGACCGCGTTCTGGGCGCACCTCGGCCGCCAGCACGACCTGTTCCGGGTGTCGGAAGCCGGGCACCTGGTCGGCGTGGAGCCGCCGCGCCAGCGTAATCTGCAGTTGACTCCCTACGTCCTGAGTTCGGGGCGCGAGAACGTGGACGGCAGCGCCGACGACAGCGAGGTCGGCATGGACCTCAAGTACAGCGTCACCCCCAGCCTGACGCTCGACGTCACCGTCAACACCGATTTCGCCCAGGTCGAGGTCGACGATCAGCAGATCAACCTGGACCGCTTCAGCCTCTTCTTCCCCGAGAAACGGCCGTTCTTCCTCGAGAACTCCGGCCTCTTCCGCGTCGGCCGCCGGTCCTCGTTCCGGGGCGGCACCGAGCTCTTCTTCAGCCGGCGGATCGGCCTGAGCGGCGGTGTGCCCGTTCCGATCCTAGGTGGCGCCCGCCTGTCCGGTAGGGCCGGCGGATTCAACGTCGGCTTCCTGAACATGCAGACAGACGACCTGGGGGACGTCCACGGCAACAACTTCACGGTTGCGCGGCTCGGCCGCGAGTACCGCAACCGGAGCAGGGCCGGCGTGCTGGTCGTCAACCGGCAGGGCACCGGCTCGCTGGCGCCGGACGGCGACTACAACCGGACCTACGCCGTCGACGGCCAGATAGGAATAGGGCAATTCACGGACATCTCGGGCTGGGCGGCCCGGACGGAGACCCCCGGCCTCACCGGCCGGGACCATGGTTTCGGCCTCGACGGCGGATACAGCTCCCCGTTCTGGCGCTGGCGTCTCGGCTATGCCGAGATCGGCGAGGACTTCAACCCCGAGGTCGGTTTCCTCAGCCGCTCCGGCTACCGCCAGTTCAACGGCTACATCCGGCGCCGCTTCCGCCCGGCCGGCGAGGGCCGTGTCAAGGAGTTCGGTCCGCGCGCCTTCTACGACGGCTTCTGGAACTTCGACGGCTACAAGGAAACCCAGCGCTACTCCGTCGGCGGCGAAGTCGAGTTTCGCAACGGCGCGCAGATCAGCCTTTCCGTCGGCGGCCGCTACGAGGGACTGCTCGAACCCTTCACGCTCGCCGGCATCGTGCACGTACCCGCCGGCGAGTACGACGACCACGGCTTCTTCCTGTTCATGAACACGAACCGGGGCCGGGCCGTGAGCCTCTTCACCAGAATCCAGGGCGGCGGCTTCTTCGGCGGCAACCAGCTCGTTCTGGATCCGTCCCTGAGCATCCGGCTCGGCGACTACCTGACCTCCGAGCTGAGCTGGTCCTACAACGACATCGACTTGCCCATGGGCGCCTTCAAGACCCACCTGGGGCGCCTCCGCGTCACCTACGCCTTCAGCACCAGCCTGCTCCTCCAGGCGCTGATCCAGTACAACGACCTGACCCACAGCGTGAACACGAACGTCCGCTTCAGTTGGCTGAACGAGGCGAACCGGGGGCTGTTCGTCGTCTACAACGAGATCTCGGAGTTCGGCCTGCTCGGCCTGGATACGCCGGACCGTAGCCTCGCGGTCAAGTTCAACCGTACCTTTGACGTCTTCCGCTAG
- the ggt gene encoding gamma-glutamyltransferase → MARRGMVATSHPAATLAGLDMLRAGGSAIDGAVTAAAMLAVVEPMMTGIGGDAFLLYHLADPDGGRGELLGLNGSGRSPLALDRTDIAGPAIDPDSWPAVTVPGAVDLWQTAHQRFGRLRFADLLGPAIETAETGFPVSERVQSMWTACAERLRRDGAASEHYLVDGEAPALGAVFRSPALARSLQRIAEGGRDAFYEGPIAEEIVRYARSTGGFLELEDLRRHESTWVDPIGTMYRGREVIQLPPNGQGLGVLLMLNLLENFDLASMDVAGVEHTHLLVEAKKLAYADLHAHVGDPESEPLRGSGGVPLAELLDKAYARERSRLIDPGRAADGAAPGGIPTGAALGSDTVYLAVVDGEGNAASFINSLFAPFGAAIAGGDTGIMLHCRGAGFTLEPGHPNAYRPGKRPFHTIIPGIVLDRGRLELCYGVMGGPFQPQGHVQILTNHYDHGLPLQAAIDRPRWRHTAGLDLLCERGMEPETVEGLAALGHRVRSAGGAEFGGAQAISVGRHGTLYGASDPRKDGLALGY, encoded by the coding sequence ATGGCGCGCCGGGGGATGGTCGCCACCTCCCACCCCGCCGCCACCCTGGCCGGGCTCGACATGCTGCGGGCCGGCGGCTCGGCGATCGACGGGGCCGTCACGGCGGCCGCGATGCTGGCGGTCGTCGAGCCGATGATGACCGGCATCGGCGGCGACGCCTTCCTGCTCTACCACCTGGCCGATCCCGACGGCGGGCGCGGCGAGCTGCTGGGCCTCAACGGCAGCGGCCGCTCACCTCTGGCCCTGGACCGAACCGACATCGCCGGACCGGCGATCGATCCAGATTCGTGGCCCGCAGTGACCGTCCCCGGCGCGGTCGATCTCTGGCAGACGGCCCACCAGCGCTTCGGACGCCTTCGCTTCGCCGATCTGCTCGGTCCCGCGATCGAAACCGCCGAAACGGGCTTCCCGGTCAGCGAGCGGGTCCAGTCGATGTGGACGGCGTGCGCTGAGCGGCTGCGCCGCGACGGCGCGGCCTCCGAGCACTACCTGGTCGACGGGGAGGCGCCCGCACTCGGCGCGGTGTTCCGCTCTCCGGCCCTGGCGCGATCGCTGCAGCGGATCGCGGAAGGCGGCCGCGACGCCTTCTATGAAGGCCCGATCGCGGAAGAGATCGTCCGCTATGCCCGCAGCACCGGCGGTTTTCTCGAGCTCGAGGACTTGCGGCGCCACGAATCGACCTGGGTCGATCCGATCGGCACGATGTACCGCGGTCGGGAGGTCATCCAGTTGCCCCCCAACGGCCAGGGGCTTGGCGTTCTCCTGATGCTGAACCTGCTGGAGAATTTCGACCTCGCCTCGATGGACGTGGCCGGAGTCGAGCACACCCACCTGCTGGTCGAGGCGAAGAAGCTGGCCTACGCCGACCTCCACGCCCACGTCGGCGACCCGGAGAGCGAGCCGCTCCGGGGCTCCGGAGGCGTTCCGCTCGCCGAGTTGCTGGACAAGGCCTACGCCCGCGAGCGCAGCCGCCTGATCGACCCCGGTCGGGCGGCGGACGGGGCCGCTCCCGGCGGTATCCCGACCGGCGCCGCGTTGGGCTCCGACACGGTGTACCTGGCCGTCGTCGACGGCGAGGGCAACGCCGCCTCCTTCATCAACTCCCTGTTCGCCCCCTTCGGAGCGGCGATCGCCGGCGGCGACACGGGGATCATGCTTCACTGCCGCGGCGCCGGCTTCACGCTGGAGCCCGGACACCCCAACGCGTACCGCCCCGGCAAACGTCCCTTCCACACGATCATCCCCGGCATCGTCCTGGACCGGGGGCGACTCGAGCTCTGCTACGGCGTGATGGGAGGTCCGTTCCAGCCCCAGGGACACGTCCAGATCCTGACCAACCACTACGATCACGGGCTTCCCCTCCAGGCGGCGATCGACCGTCCCCGGTGGCGCCATACGGCCGGCCTCGACCTCCTGTGCGAGCGCGGCATGGAGCCCGAAACCGTCGAGGGGCTCGCGGCGCTCGGGCACCGCGTTCGCAGCGCCGGCGGCGCCGAGTTCGGCGGCGCCCAGGCGATCAGCGTCGGCCGGCACGGAACGCTCTACGGTGCCTCCGATCCACGCAAGGACGGCTTGGCACTCGGCTACTGA
- a CDS encoding type II toxin-antitoxin system HicB family antitoxin yields MLRLRLNLSMELEQEDDVWVALCPELDVASQGETVEEAADMLDEAVRLFLETCHEMGTLSEVLAESGVTIAVAGEADDGPEPVDVPMELVIGARQATQADAH; encoded by the coding sequence ATGCTCCGACTGCGCTTGAACCTGTCGATGGAACTCGAGCAGGAAGACGACGTTTGGGTCGCACTTTGCCCCGAACTGGACGTTGCGAGCCAGGGAGAGACGGTCGAGGAGGCGGCGGACATGCTGGACGAAGCCGTGCGTCTCTTCCTCGAAACCTGCCATGAGATGGGTACGCTGAGTGAAGTCCTCGCCGAGTCGGGGGTGACCATCGCGGTCGCCGGCGAAGCAGACGATGGGCCGGAGCCGGTAGACGTACCGATGGAACTCGTGATCGGTGCCCGGCAGGCAACGCAAGCTGACGCCCATTGA